In Quercus lobata isolate SW786 chromosome 12, ValleyOak3.0 Primary Assembly, whole genome shotgun sequence, a genomic segment contains:
- the LOC115970068 gene encoding uncharacterized protein LOC115970068 isoform X1, with protein sequence MTKLSQRMRMGWGNTYRRRMRVFTMAVVIYLDYKALQQREKWASSAKKSALWERAHERNARRVHNLIIELEGLWVKFGQYLSTRADVLPEAYISRLKQLQDSLPPRPLQEVCRTIETELGKSMDDLFSDFVKVPLATASIAQVHRATLLDGQEVVVKVQHEGIKTIILEDLKNAKAIVDWIAWAEPQYDFNPMIDEWCKEAPKELDFNHEAENTRTVSRNLRCKNTGHDDNTNANRVDVLIPDVIQSAEKVLILEYMDGIRLNDLDALEAFGVDKKKLVEEITRAYAHQIYVDGFFNGDPHPGNFLVSKEPPHRPILLDFGLTKKLSISVKQALAKMFLASAEGDHAALLSAFSEMGLKLRLDMPEQAMEVTTVFFRTSTSAKESLETIKSLNEKRTKNMKVIQERMKLKPKEVKRFNPVDAFPGDIVIFSRVLNLLRGLSSLMNVRIVYLDIMRPFAESVLQGNISRGPRVNDQWIYDTPVHSDVEAKLRQFLVELGNNDKILGIQVCAYKDGEVIIDTAAGMLGRYDPRPVQPDSLFPVFSATKAITAGMLHWLVDKGKLTLEENVANIWPEFGSNRKDLIKVHHVLNHTSGLHNALSDLLRENPLQMSDWDECLNRIAVSVPESEPGQEQLYHYLSYGWLCGGIIEHASGKKFQEILEESFIHPLQIEGELYIGIPPGVESRLATLTLDKDDFQKLSGISNRPDMPSTFQPGDISQVITTLPVVFNMLNIRRAIIPAANGHCSARALARYYAALADGGMVPRPHSSSSKPPLGSHPHIPKFSSSQNVSKRRKGCKSKEESAVSINRTNESEEIPNYGDVSHRRNTSGDGSTKLVNDSSNSNSNRISTTDCEDSNPQNNSVVRIFSNPRIHEAFLGVGEYENLALPNSAFGLGFRRTKSKEGSLLGFGHSGMGGSTGFADMNNRFAIAVTLNKMSIGSVTGNIINFVCSELNIPVPAEFSRFSEMGADAESSFGRPLIN encoded by the exons ATGACCAAATTATCTCAA AGAATGCGAATGGGATGGGGAAACACATACAGAAGACGCATGAGAGTATTCACAATGGCTGTAGTAATATACCTAGACTACAAg GCTTTACAGCAAAGAGAGAAATGGGCTAGCAGTGCTAAAAAATCTGCTTTATGGGAAAGAGCTCATGAGCGCAATGCTAGGCGGGTGCACAATTTGATAATAGAGTTGGAAGGTTTGTGGGTGAAATTTGGACAGTATTTATCAACACGTGCAGATGTGCTTCCTGAGGCGTATATATCACGTCTCAAGCAGTTACAGGACTCTCTTCCTCCTCGTCCCTTGCAAGAG GTTTGTCGGACTATCGAGACAGAGCTGGGAAAATCAATGGATGATCTTTTTTCAGATTTTGTCAAAGTTCCTTTGGCAACAGCATCA ATAGCACAAGTCCATCGTGCAACTCTGCTTGATGGGCAGGAGGTAGTTGTTAAAGTTCAACATGAGGGCATCAAGACAATCATATTGGAG GATTTGAAGAATGCAAAGGCAATTGTTGACTGGATAGCTTGGGCAGAGCCACAGTATGATTTTAATCCTATGATAGATGAATGGTGCAAAGAAGCTCCCAAAGAACTTGACTTCAATCATGAAGCTG AGAATACTAGGACAGTATCTAGAAATCTACGCTGCAAAAATACTGGACATGATGATAACACAAATGCCAATCGAGTGGATGTTTTGATTCCAGATGTTATTCAG TCAGCGGAAAAAGTCCTTATTTTAGAGTATATGGATGGCATTCGTTTGAATGACTTGGACGCACTGGAAGCATTTGGTGTTGACAAAAAAAAGCTTGTTGAAGAAATTACACGTGCATATGCCCACCAAATTTATGTTGATGGGTTTTTTAATGGTGATCCTCATCCTG GAAACTTTCTTGTGAGCAAGGAACCTCCTCATCGTCCAATTTTGCTCGATTTTGGGCTTacaaaaaaactatcaatttCTGTCAAGCAAGCACTGGCTAAAATGTTTCTGGCATCTGCTGAG GGGGACCACGCAGCTCTTTTGTCTGCTTTTTCAGAAATGGGACTTAAGTTGCGCCTGGATATGCCAGAACAGGCAATGGAGGTAACAACTGTATTCTTTCGAACTTCAACGTCAGCAAAAGAATCTCTT GAAACAATTAAATCATTGAAcgagaaaagaacaaaaaacatgAAGGTCATACAAGAAAGGATGAAACTCAAACCAAAAGAAGTTAAACGCTTTAATCCT GTTGATGCATTTCCTGGAGACATTGTAATCTTTTCACGGGTCCTTAATCTTCTAAGAG GGCTTTCTTCCTTGATGAATGTTCGCATAGTATATCTAGATATCATGAGGCCATTTGCAGAATCTGTTTTGCAAGG AAATATTAGTAGGGGACCAAGAGTTAATGATCAGTGGATCTATGACACACCTGTCCATTCTGATGTGGAGGCCAAGTTAAGACAGTTCCTAGTTGAGCTGGGGAATAATGATAAAATACTTGGAATACAG GTATGTGCCTACAAAGATGGAGAAGTTATAATCGACACTGCTGCTGGAATGCTTGGTAGATATGATCCTCGTCCAGTGCAGCCAGATAGCCTTTTTCCTGTTTTCTCTGCAACAAAGGCTATCACAGCGGGAATGCTACATTGGCTGGTTGACAAAGG AAAGCTGACGCTCGAGGAAAATGTGGCAAATATTTGGCCGGAATTTGGATCAAATAGGAAAGATCTCATCAAG GTCCATCATGTGCTTAACCATACATCTGGTCTTCATAATGCTTTATCAGACCTCCTTAGAGAAAATCCTTTACAAATGTCTGATTGGGATGAATGTTTGAATCGCATTGCTGTGTCAGTACCTGAGTCTGAACCTGGCCAGGAGCAGTTGTATCATTATCTTTCTTATGGCTGGCTATGTGGTGGCATTATTGAG CACGCATCTGGGAAAAAATTTCAGGAGATTCTTGAAGAATCATTCATTCATCCCCTTCAAATTGAAGGCGAGTTATACATTGGAATTCCTCCAG GTGTGGAATCTCGACTTGCAACACTTACGCTTGATAAAGATGATTTTCAGAAGCTCTCAGGGATCAGCAATCGTCCTGACATGCCCTCCACGTTCCAGCCTGGTGATATTTCCCAAGTCATAACCACCCTGCCTGTTGTATTTAACATGCTCAACATTCGTCGTGCTATCATACCTGCTGCTAATGGACATTGCTCAGCCCGTGCACTGGCACGGTACTATGCAGCCCTAGCTGATGGTGGTATGGTACCCCGGCCCCATTCCTCTTCTTCCAAACCACCACTTGGCAGTCACCCACACATCCCCAAATTCTCTTCTTCCCAAAATGTCAGCAAGAGGCGGAAAGGTTGCAAATCCAAGGAGGAATCTGCTGTTTCAATTAACAGAACTAATGAATCTGAAGAGATACCGAATTACGGTGATGTTAGCCATCGTAGAAATACCAGCGGTGATGGTTCTACTAAGCTTGTCAATGATAGCAGCAATAGCAATAGCAATAGAATTAGTACGACTGACTGCGAAGACAGTAATCCTCAAAACAATTCTGTTGTTAGGATTTTTAGCAATCCTAGAATTCATGAGGCATTCTTGGGTGTTGGTGAATATGAAAATCTCGCTTTGCCAAATAGTGCTTTTGGCTTAGGGTTCAGGAGGACTAAATCTAAGGAGGGGTCCCTTCTTGGCTTTGGGCACTCGGGAATGGGCGGATCAACTGGCTTTGCTGACATGAATAATAGGTTTGCTATTGCTGTGACCCTGAACAAAATGTCTATTGGCTCTGTAACTGGAAACatcattaattttgtttgttcgGAGTTGAATATTCCGGTGCCAGCTGAATTCTCAAGATTCAGTGAGATGGGAGCCGATGCAGAGTCGAGTTTTGGGAGACCTTTGATTAATTGA
- the LOC115970068 gene encoding uncharacterized protein LOC115970068 isoform X2: MRMRMGWGNTYRRRMRVFTMAVVIYLDYKALQQREKWASSAKKSALWERAHERNARRVHNLIIELEGLWVKFGQYLSTRADVLPEAYISRLKQLQDSLPPRPLQEVCRTIETELGKSMDDLFSDFVKVPLATASIAQVHRATLLDGQEVVVKVQHEGIKTIILEDLKNAKAIVDWIAWAEPQYDFNPMIDEWCKEAPKELDFNHEAENTRTVSRNLRCKNTGHDDNTNANRVDVLIPDVIQSAEKVLILEYMDGIRLNDLDALEAFGVDKKKLVEEITRAYAHQIYVDGFFNGDPHPGNFLVSKEPPHRPILLDFGLTKKLSISVKQALAKMFLASAEGDHAALLSAFSEMGLKLRLDMPEQAMEVTTVFFRTSTSAKESLETIKSLNEKRTKNMKVIQERMKLKPKEVKRFNPVDAFPGDIVIFSRVLNLLRGLSSLMNVRIVYLDIMRPFAESVLQGNISRGPRVNDQWIYDTPVHSDVEAKLRQFLVELGNNDKILGIQVCAYKDGEVIIDTAAGMLGRYDPRPVQPDSLFPVFSATKAITAGMLHWLVDKGKLTLEENVANIWPEFGSNRKDLIKVHHVLNHTSGLHNALSDLLRENPLQMSDWDECLNRIAVSVPESEPGQEQLYHYLSYGWLCGGIIEHASGKKFQEILEESFIHPLQIEGELYIGIPPGVESRLATLTLDKDDFQKLSGISNRPDMPSTFQPGDISQVITTLPVVFNMLNIRRAIIPAANGHCSARALARYYAALADGGMVPRPHSSSSKPPLGSHPHIPKFSSSQNVSKRRKGCKSKEESAVSINRTNESEEIPNYGDVSHRRNTSGDGSTKLVNDSSNSNSNRISTTDCEDSNPQNNSVVRIFSNPRIHEAFLGVGEYENLALPNSAFGLGFRRTKSKEGSLLGFGHSGMGGSTGFADMNNRFAIAVTLNKMSIGSVTGNIINFVCSELNIPVPAEFSRFSEMGADAESSFGRPLIN, translated from the exons ATG AGAATGCGAATGGGATGGGGAAACACATACAGAAGACGCATGAGAGTATTCACAATGGCTGTAGTAATATACCTAGACTACAAg GCTTTACAGCAAAGAGAGAAATGGGCTAGCAGTGCTAAAAAATCTGCTTTATGGGAAAGAGCTCATGAGCGCAATGCTAGGCGGGTGCACAATTTGATAATAGAGTTGGAAGGTTTGTGGGTGAAATTTGGACAGTATTTATCAACACGTGCAGATGTGCTTCCTGAGGCGTATATATCACGTCTCAAGCAGTTACAGGACTCTCTTCCTCCTCGTCCCTTGCAAGAG GTTTGTCGGACTATCGAGACAGAGCTGGGAAAATCAATGGATGATCTTTTTTCAGATTTTGTCAAAGTTCCTTTGGCAACAGCATCA ATAGCACAAGTCCATCGTGCAACTCTGCTTGATGGGCAGGAGGTAGTTGTTAAAGTTCAACATGAGGGCATCAAGACAATCATATTGGAG GATTTGAAGAATGCAAAGGCAATTGTTGACTGGATAGCTTGGGCAGAGCCACAGTATGATTTTAATCCTATGATAGATGAATGGTGCAAAGAAGCTCCCAAAGAACTTGACTTCAATCATGAAGCTG AGAATACTAGGACAGTATCTAGAAATCTACGCTGCAAAAATACTGGACATGATGATAACACAAATGCCAATCGAGTGGATGTTTTGATTCCAGATGTTATTCAG TCAGCGGAAAAAGTCCTTATTTTAGAGTATATGGATGGCATTCGTTTGAATGACTTGGACGCACTGGAAGCATTTGGTGTTGACAAAAAAAAGCTTGTTGAAGAAATTACACGTGCATATGCCCACCAAATTTATGTTGATGGGTTTTTTAATGGTGATCCTCATCCTG GAAACTTTCTTGTGAGCAAGGAACCTCCTCATCGTCCAATTTTGCTCGATTTTGGGCTTacaaaaaaactatcaatttCTGTCAAGCAAGCACTGGCTAAAATGTTTCTGGCATCTGCTGAG GGGGACCACGCAGCTCTTTTGTCTGCTTTTTCAGAAATGGGACTTAAGTTGCGCCTGGATATGCCAGAACAGGCAATGGAGGTAACAACTGTATTCTTTCGAACTTCAACGTCAGCAAAAGAATCTCTT GAAACAATTAAATCATTGAAcgagaaaagaacaaaaaacatgAAGGTCATACAAGAAAGGATGAAACTCAAACCAAAAGAAGTTAAACGCTTTAATCCT GTTGATGCATTTCCTGGAGACATTGTAATCTTTTCACGGGTCCTTAATCTTCTAAGAG GGCTTTCTTCCTTGATGAATGTTCGCATAGTATATCTAGATATCATGAGGCCATTTGCAGAATCTGTTTTGCAAGG AAATATTAGTAGGGGACCAAGAGTTAATGATCAGTGGATCTATGACACACCTGTCCATTCTGATGTGGAGGCCAAGTTAAGACAGTTCCTAGTTGAGCTGGGGAATAATGATAAAATACTTGGAATACAG GTATGTGCCTACAAAGATGGAGAAGTTATAATCGACACTGCTGCTGGAATGCTTGGTAGATATGATCCTCGTCCAGTGCAGCCAGATAGCCTTTTTCCTGTTTTCTCTGCAACAAAGGCTATCACAGCGGGAATGCTACATTGGCTGGTTGACAAAGG AAAGCTGACGCTCGAGGAAAATGTGGCAAATATTTGGCCGGAATTTGGATCAAATAGGAAAGATCTCATCAAG GTCCATCATGTGCTTAACCATACATCTGGTCTTCATAATGCTTTATCAGACCTCCTTAGAGAAAATCCTTTACAAATGTCTGATTGGGATGAATGTTTGAATCGCATTGCTGTGTCAGTACCTGAGTCTGAACCTGGCCAGGAGCAGTTGTATCATTATCTTTCTTATGGCTGGCTATGTGGTGGCATTATTGAG CACGCATCTGGGAAAAAATTTCAGGAGATTCTTGAAGAATCATTCATTCATCCCCTTCAAATTGAAGGCGAGTTATACATTGGAATTCCTCCAG GTGTGGAATCTCGACTTGCAACACTTACGCTTGATAAAGATGATTTTCAGAAGCTCTCAGGGATCAGCAATCGTCCTGACATGCCCTCCACGTTCCAGCCTGGTGATATTTCCCAAGTCATAACCACCCTGCCTGTTGTATTTAACATGCTCAACATTCGTCGTGCTATCATACCTGCTGCTAATGGACATTGCTCAGCCCGTGCACTGGCACGGTACTATGCAGCCCTAGCTGATGGTGGTATGGTACCCCGGCCCCATTCCTCTTCTTCCAAACCACCACTTGGCAGTCACCCACACATCCCCAAATTCTCTTCTTCCCAAAATGTCAGCAAGAGGCGGAAAGGTTGCAAATCCAAGGAGGAATCTGCTGTTTCAATTAACAGAACTAATGAATCTGAAGAGATACCGAATTACGGTGATGTTAGCCATCGTAGAAATACCAGCGGTGATGGTTCTACTAAGCTTGTCAATGATAGCAGCAATAGCAATAGCAATAGAATTAGTACGACTGACTGCGAAGACAGTAATCCTCAAAACAATTCTGTTGTTAGGATTTTTAGCAATCCTAGAATTCATGAGGCATTCTTGGGTGTTGGTGAATATGAAAATCTCGCTTTGCCAAATAGTGCTTTTGGCTTAGGGTTCAGGAGGACTAAATCTAAGGAGGGGTCCCTTCTTGGCTTTGGGCACTCGGGAATGGGCGGATCAACTGGCTTTGCTGACATGAATAATAGGTTTGCTATTGCTGTGACCCTGAACAAAATGTCTATTGGCTCTGTAACTGGAAACatcattaattttgtttgttcgGAGTTGAATATTCCGGTGCCAGCTGAATTCTCAAGATTCAGTGAGATGGGAGCCGATGCAGAGTCGAGTTTTGGGAGACCTTTGATTAATTGA
- the LOC115970068 gene encoding uncharacterized protein LOC115970068 isoform X3 codes for MDDLFSDFVKVPLATASIAQVHRATLLDGQEVVVKVQHEGIKTIILEDLKNAKAIVDWIAWAEPQYDFNPMIDEWCKEAPKELDFNHEAENTRTVSRNLRCKNTGHDDNTNANRVDVLIPDVIQSAEKVLILEYMDGIRLNDLDALEAFGVDKKKLVEEITRAYAHQIYVDGFFNGDPHPGNFLVSKEPPHRPILLDFGLTKKLSISVKQALAKMFLASAEGDHAALLSAFSEMGLKLRLDMPEQAMEVTTVFFRTSTSAKESLETIKSLNEKRTKNMKVIQERMKLKPKEVKRFNPVDAFPGDIVIFSRVLNLLRGLSSLMNVRIVYLDIMRPFAESVLQGNISRGPRVNDQWIYDTPVHSDVEAKLRQFLVELGNNDKILGIQVCAYKDGEVIIDTAAGMLGRYDPRPVQPDSLFPVFSATKAITAGMLHWLVDKGKLTLEENVANIWPEFGSNRKDLIKVHHVLNHTSGLHNALSDLLRENPLQMSDWDECLNRIAVSVPESEPGQEQLYHYLSYGWLCGGIIEHASGKKFQEILEESFIHPLQIEGELYIGIPPGVESRLATLTLDKDDFQKLSGISNRPDMPSTFQPGDISQVITTLPVVFNMLNIRRAIIPAANGHCSARALARYYAALADGGMVPRPHSSSSKPPLGSHPHIPKFSSSQNVSKRRKGCKSKEESAVSINRTNESEEIPNYGDVSHRRNTSGDGSTKLVNDSSNSNSNRISTTDCEDSNPQNNSVVRIFSNPRIHEAFLGVGEYENLALPNSAFGLGFRRTKSKEGSLLGFGHSGMGGSTGFADMNNRFAIAVTLNKMSIGSVTGNIINFVCSELNIPVPAEFSRFSEMGADAESSFGRPLIN; via the exons ATGGATGATCTTTTTTCAGATTTTGTCAAAGTTCCTTTGGCAACAGCATCA ATAGCACAAGTCCATCGTGCAACTCTGCTTGATGGGCAGGAGGTAGTTGTTAAAGTTCAACATGAGGGCATCAAGACAATCATATTGGAG GATTTGAAGAATGCAAAGGCAATTGTTGACTGGATAGCTTGGGCAGAGCCACAGTATGATTTTAATCCTATGATAGATGAATGGTGCAAAGAAGCTCCCAAAGAACTTGACTTCAATCATGAAGCTG AGAATACTAGGACAGTATCTAGAAATCTACGCTGCAAAAATACTGGACATGATGATAACACAAATGCCAATCGAGTGGATGTTTTGATTCCAGATGTTATTCAG TCAGCGGAAAAAGTCCTTATTTTAGAGTATATGGATGGCATTCGTTTGAATGACTTGGACGCACTGGAAGCATTTGGTGTTGACAAAAAAAAGCTTGTTGAAGAAATTACACGTGCATATGCCCACCAAATTTATGTTGATGGGTTTTTTAATGGTGATCCTCATCCTG GAAACTTTCTTGTGAGCAAGGAACCTCCTCATCGTCCAATTTTGCTCGATTTTGGGCTTacaaaaaaactatcaatttCTGTCAAGCAAGCACTGGCTAAAATGTTTCTGGCATCTGCTGAG GGGGACCACGCAGCTCTTTTGTCTGCTTTTTCAGAAATGGGACTTAAGTTGCGCCTGGATATGCCAGAACAGGCAATGGAGGTAACAACTGTATTCTTTCGAACTTCAACGTCAGCAAAAGAATCTCTT GAAACAATTAAATCATTGAAcgagaaaagaacaaaaaacatgAAGGTCATACAAGAAAGGATGAAACTCAAACCAAAAGAAGTTAAACGCTTTAATCCT GTTGATGCATTTCCTGGAGACATTGTAATCTTTTCACGGGTCCTTAATCTTCTAAGAG GGCTTTCTTCCTTGATGAATGTTCGCATAGTATATCTAGATATCATGAGGCCATTTGCAGAATCTGTTTTGCAAGG AAATATTAGTAGGGGACCAAGAGTTAATGATCAGTGGATCTATGACACACCTGTCCATTCTGATGTGGAGGCCAAGTTAAGACAGTTCCTAGTTGAGCTGGGGAATAATGATAAAATACTTGGAATACAG GTATGTGCCTACAAAGATGGAGAAGTTATAATCGACACTGCTGCTGGAATGCTTGGTAGATATGATCCTCGTCCAGTGCAGCCAGATAGCCTTTTTCCTGTTTTCTCTGCAACAAAGGCTATCACAGCGGGAATGCTACATTGGCTGGTTGACAAAGG AAAGCTGACGCTCGAGGAAAATGTGGCAAATATTTGGCCGGAATTTGGATCAAATAGGAAAGATCTCATCAAG GTCCATCATGTGCTTAACCATACATCTGGTCTTCATAATGCTTTATCAGACCTCCTTAGAGAAAATCCTTTACAAATGTCTGATTGGGATGAATGTTTGAATCGCATTGCTGTGTCAGTACCTGAGTCTGAACCTGGCCAGGAGCAGTTGTATCATTATCTTTCTTATGGCTGGCTATGTGGTGGCATTATTGAG CACGCATCTGGGAAAAAATTTCAGGAGATTCTTGAAGAATCATTCATTCATCCCCTTCAAATTGAAGGCGAGTTATACATTGGAATTCCTCCAG GTGTGGAATCTCGACTTGCAACACTTACGCTTGATAAAGATGATTTTCAGAAGCTCTCAGGGATCAGCAATCGTCCTGACATGCCCTCCACGTTCCAGCCTGGTGATATTTCCCAAGTCATAACCACCCTGCCTGTTGTATTTAACATGCTCAACATTCGTCGTGCTATCATACCTGCTGCTAATGGACATTGCTCAGCCCGTGCACTGGCACGGTACTATGCAGCCCTAGCTGATGGTGGTATGGTACCCCGGCCCCATTCCTCTTCTTCCAAACCACCACTTGGCAGTCACCCACACATCCCCAAATTCTCTTCTTCCCAAAATGTCAGCAAGAGGCGGAAAGGTTGCAAATCCAAGGAGGAATCTGCTGTTTCAATTAACAGAACTAATGAATCTGAAGAGATACCGAATTACGGTGATGTTAGCCATCGTAGAAATACCAGCGGTGATGGTTCTACTAAGCTTGTCAATGATAGCAGCAATAGCAATAGCAATAGAATTAGTACGACTGACTGCGAAGACAGTAATCCTCAAAACAATTCTGTTGTTAGGATTTTTAGCAATCCTAGAATTCATGAGGCATTCTTGGGTGTTGGTGAATATGAAAATCTCGCTTTGCCAAATAGTGCTTTTGGCTTAGGGTTCAGGAGGACTAAATCTAAGGAGGGGTCCCTTCTTGGCTTTGGGCACTCGGGAATGGGCGGATCAACTGGCTTTGCTGACATGAATAATAGGTTTGCTATTGCTGTGACCCTGAACAAAATGTCTATTGGCTCTGTAACTGGAAACatcattaattttgtttgttcgGAGTTGAATATTCCGGTGCCAGCTGAATTCTCAAGATTCAGTGAGATGGGAGCCGATGCAGAGTCGAGTTTTGGGAGACCTTTGATTAATTGA